The Anguilla rostrata isolate EN2019 chromosome 1, ASM1855537v3, whole genome shotgun sequence nucleotide sequence AAAGGAGTGCAGCTGTTACATGGATCCAGATATATGAGTACAGaggttattcattttatttagaagATAATGTGTGAGTGTCCACtaaaatgtgtgagtgtgcagtgttCTTTTACTTATGCTGACCATGCTGACCGTGTACTTCTACTTATAATTACGCTGACACTATGTGTGATTATGTACTAATACTATGTGATGAATAACAGAATAATAGAAGAATAATATGTCATGGAAATGACCAGAAATGTCCAACTGATTACCAGAAATTTCCAACAGTATCACACACAGCAATTGAGACGCTCTAAGAATTACAGGGCAATATGTGTACAGATAACTCATACCATCAAAAAAAACTGCGAAAATACGCACAGATAAGAATACAATAGCCTGTGGTATGAGGACACAGCGAGAAACATAAAAGCGCTTCTGCCAGTAATttactggtcttttttttttttttgttacatgaAGTGCTTCAGTAACACCTCTGCTGCTCACGCCGTTTGAGTTTCCAGTTACAGTAGAAAGAGCCTTTCATGGCCTCCCACTCACCTGTCTGCAGACCTACCGCACTGGGGGTGTCTCGCGCACTGTCCCCTTCTAAACTGTTCACGCCGATCAGTGCAAAAGACCCCAGAAAATTCATATTTTCGACTAGCCCGTAGCGGCATTTTGTGATGTCTATTTTATGACTGAATGATTTGATTTGCACTCTGCAGTAGGTATTTTTCCCTGTGCATATTTGCATTTCCCTTTGTATAGTTTGTTGCATACTTGTTGCAATTTTTTCACATGCAGTCACATTAAGTATCATTGAGTATTGCTGTCAACCAGATCTCCTGACTAAAACATTACAACTCATAAATATAAGTTAATatcaaatattatatattttaaaatgtataattcgTATTAAAGAGTTGTATACATACTGGGACTTCTTGAGAGCAAATCAGCAAGATATTGGCACTGAGTAGATGAAGAGTTGCCCTATATACCTTCAGGTGTCAGGATGGGTGGCCTTTGTAGCAGGCAACATATGCCTTTGAAGTTAGTTTCCATCTAAGTTAGTTTCCACTGCAGAAATGTGCATGCAGGGggtcagaatgtgtgtgtgtgtgtgtgtgtgtgtgagagagagagagagagagagagagactgacagacggagagagagcaagatttATCATTTGCAAAATGGGAAACTGTGCAGTTGTTTTTGGCTTTTGGTTTGGCAAGGTTTTTCGCTTGCACATCattacagaaatgacagaataGATGACATGGCATCCTTTTATTCACAGTAGCAATATACTTAGTTAACGTGCACAATAATTTCTTCACtatggtttctttattttttctgtttatcttCATCGAGTACAGTGAGTATTTGCaaattattgttatcattattattattattgttgttgttgttgttgttattgttatttccACGTGtctgtattgtattttgtttttgtttaactctgttttctgtttctcagaAACTGCTGAAGGCTTGGTTAACCCTGCTCCTATAGTATTCGGGGATATAGGGCAAAATGTGACCATCCACAGCCGTATCAAAGAAATATCGAACTATTACACGCGCATTAGCTGGTACCGTCTGAGACCGAGTGGAAAGGTAGAGCGCCTCGCTTACTTCAGCTCATACACCACGAAGAGGGGCCGTTACAGCGGAGAGCTTCCCAAAGGCTCTGATACTGCGTATCTAAACTTCTCGAGCGCCACAATCGCCGACTCCGGACGCTACTTCTCCGTGGCGGGCACTGCTCTAAACTTAACACCTGGCTCCTACTCAGTTTTAGCCATAACAGGTAAGATATGGACATGTATTGTTTGGATTATTATTTGAGCGATGATCTcgaaaaattgtttttgtaaagaGGAAAAAACGTGAGCAACATTAAGGATTACATTAATTGTAGACTGATTGGCCCATCTTATAACAGctacacattaaaatgtccagtgttaaatccaAATCTTAACAGTGTTATtacaactcttaacagataccatTTGGTCCCATTCTGGAATGTGTGACCAACAGTTATTTGTTAAGAAATGAATTAACATTGGCATTTTACCGTGTATCTGTGTCGGAAtagaaaaaacatgaacataagAAACAAACAATCATTCAGGATTGTTGATAGATTTCGCAGCGGAAAGGGGAGCCTACATCAGCCGTACGAAGTCACGGCAATCATTGCGACGAGGACAAGTTGATGTTGAACCTATAAAAACTCACTGTAACTAGGCTATAGACCTAGTTTTCATCTTGTATCTGGGTAAATTCTAATTCCaacatttaatcttattttattgAGTGGCCTATATGAGCAGTGGGCTCTGTATAACGAATGTCCCGTTCGTGAACATTTGCCCAGGCTATTGCCTTGTAATGGACAGAAATCGGAATGTTAACCACATCAGTAGGCTGTAGCCAGTCTAAATATTCAGCCACTGATTTGATAAGATCGGAAAAATGTTAACCACGTCAACAGTAGCCTGTAGCCAGTCTAAATATTCAGCCATTTCAAGAGGTACGCTATTATTTTACGCTCCAAAAGGGTCCAAAAATGTATGACGATTTTCGACTTCAAAATAAGTCAGATTGATTATGTGGCATGGTTAGcctaagtaaataaataaataccatatCCTGTAACAGGTAAAGGAAATGACAGAACATAGCTTTGTACAGGCAATCAGCTCCGATCATTCTTTTATTGAATTCCATTCACTCTCGTTGTCCTTAGTATTCTCAGCTATTGAAGACTTTCAGTGCTTCAGTGACTGAGCGGTTGTTGAGGGCTGGATCGATTGTCTTGTTTAATTATCGAGAGCTCAAAATTCCACAGCACCACTGACAAAGAAAATACCTCCTATCTTGAAATTCAGACTGGGTTTCGcggtatattttaattttagccGTTCTAAAAACCAGGCTGTTAATACATGATGTATCTAGGCAGTTTAAGCAACTTTTCAGAAAAGCCTTTCTTCCATGGCCCCAGCTGCAAAAATTATTCGCTCATAATTTGcgaatgatttttttctgagcctatgtaaaactaaataaattggCAAACTTAGCTTGGATAACACTATTATTTGGTTTGCAACTTTAGGCCTAGATTATTTAGTGGCAACCTCAGGACTGTCGAAAACAGAAGTGTCAATTCATCCATACCTCAACATTTTCTATAAGATACACAATGAAAATGGCTatggaagtaaaaaataaaaaaataatacaaagttaaatatataaatagaaaGAAACTGTAAAGAACATGCTTCTCAACGGTAAAAACTGATGTTCTGTAGCTATTAATCTAACTCTGGGACACGAGTGAAGTTACCAATTTACCAAATGCGTAATACCAAAGTCATAAGACTGTCCACCAATCGATGTCATGTTATAATGTATTTAACCAGGTAGCTAGGTCAGTTGAGAAcaattttaatttcccattgtGGTTTCATGAGACCCATTCTACTATATATctcgtctctctttctcctcagaTCCCAAGAGCCTCCCTGTAATGCGCGTGTTCCTCAATCGCACAGGGGCCGTTGTTTGTGAATTGAAAGGTGGGGGTCCAACCTGGAGTGATCCACAGTGGGAAACAGATGATGCCAAAGACGGGCTGACGTTGCAGGCTGAAACTTTTATAGACGCGCAGGACGCATTCATACGGTCCTCCATCCTCTCTTTGAAAGACGGGATCCGTGCTTTGAACTGTGTATGTAGGCACATCACTGGAGTCATTATTCGAACTCGGGTCATGCAAGAtagtaagaaaatgtttttttatctccctcttttttccctttatctTATCAGGTCCTGTCTGCCATTCCTTTATCATctttgtctagttattattctAACCAAATTTTCAATGTAATAATTGCAGGTAGCTTCATAGTGTATTATGAATTCACGCAGTGGGCTATTTCACGTTCCCAACAACCCATGATTTCAATCTAGTTAAGAGTGTCGCGCAGTTTattattcagcaaaaaaaaaaaaaaaaaaatgcacaaaatgctatttaaaatttAGAATCAAGCATGGGGAGAATCAGCTGTAATGAGGTGCTacttatttaaatttgaatggtTGATaattttgcaaaacaaaattgGAACTGGAATGTATCAAAGCTTTCATAACTAAGGCGGTGACAGTGGCAGACAAATttattatgaatatatataattattgtCACTTGCAATACAATCTGTAATTGTAGCCTACAGTTCCATTTACTTGCATGCACATTACAATGGTAAAAATGTGGACTTTTAGAAAGTAAAGCAATAAGACAATTGAGTCATGTATAATACATACACAGTCTACAATATAATATCTTAGGTTAAGGCTTAGAGACCTATACTCATCGAAGATACAATAACCTGAGATTGTTATCTGTCCTGGATCTATAACACTCATTCTCAGAGTCTGTGTAATTATAAGTTGTTTTGTCATATTGAAATACTTCAGGCAAGGATCAGTGCCGGCTGCTGCTGTACCTATCTCCCCTGgctgtggtgctgctgctggtgacTGTGACAGCCAGTGGGCTGTGGgcctggagacggaggaagCAGAGCCCTATAGCACAGGTCAGATATTCAATACAACTGTCTCCTGAAATATATGAAGTATAATGCTGGAGTGAAGAATGCGCTTTCAGTAACTGAACTCTTTGGTAActctttttttcataatatcGCATGGAAAATTTATTCCACAACTCTTagtatttccatttaaaaaaacatttctccccctccctctctctctctctctctctctcagggaatGGACAGCACATACGGGATCTGATCTGGATTTGTAACTCAGGGGTTGTAGGTTTCATTCCCCAATGAGACTCTACCACTGTACTTTGGCACAATGTGCCTGCACTGTTTcagtacacatccagctgtaaaaatggattgaGTGTTCAAAGAAAGTAATTTGCTCTGACAAGAGCATCTGTTGAATGTCTAAAATCCAATAGGACTTGAAGgagcatttctttattttctttactttgtAGACGTCACAGCAGTATTTGcagattaaaaacatttttggcccATTTGCGGCTCTCTACACTTGTGCTTGCTTAGAGGATGATGCTGCGCAGTTTCGTTACTTTGAGTGATTCGATTTGAGTAGTTTTATCATGCCTTAATTTAAGTTAAAGGTTTATGTTGTACAATTGTATTGTAAGTTGTGTGTTTTGACAAACTTATTGCAAtcgaatgaaataaaaaaatcttgacAAGAGCAAATGACAATGTTTAACCAAAATTTTTtcaaactgtttcttttttctatttctcaGAAATACTGTGGTCATGACTGTGGTGCTATGTCAGACCATGGAAACATTTGTAATTATAGCCTTGCAGCAAGAAATAGCTATGTACACAGGCAACAACACTATCAGGCAGTCAAGCAAGGGAAGTGGTCCACCACCTTCGCAAAATAGCTCAAACCACAGGTGATGCATTGCAATGTGACTGTACAATTTCAGTAAGCTTCTTCATCAAGGCctataatgtcattttttagaTGAGCTTAGACTGGCCTATATTAAATTCAGGTTGCAATACAAAGTTAAATATCTTTTGCTTTTAGATTAACATTTATAAAACACAGTTCTCAGTGGAGCGTCCTGTCATTTGAAAGGACATCAGGACTGGCAGGAGTGTGCTGGTCATGTTGAATGCAGGTACACAAATGCATTATGTAAAAAGTTATTAGCTCATTTTGCATGAGCACCATAAGGAAACTGTGTATCTCaagaaataacaacaaaaaacagggCACACGAGTGACTCCCAGCTGAGGCAAATTTGAGGAGAAACCAATTCCATTTTTGTtgacaaaatgtatattttttagtAAAATTTGACAACGATACATTGACCATGCTGGAATGTGTAGCTGTGCACAAACTTAATTTAAAAGGCTGGTGGCATAATTGCAGACATAATCTCCATAATCATCACAATGTGATTGTTTCATGCCACAAACTTTGATTATGAACCCAAAACTTACAATGGCTATTGGTTGCCTTTTGACCAGGGTACAATTTTGGTATGTCCTAAAAGGACACAAGAGAAGAGTTGGTCTGGGTTTGCGTAGTATATCATGAGGAATAAGGCTTTTCATAAATTcagtaataaaatacacaataataataataataataataataataataataataataatgtgatggCTGCCTTGCTCCACTTGCCTGGTTTTGTCAGGTTCTCTTGAGTTCCTGAACAGGAAGCTGGTGGGCGAGGTTGGGAAGAGTTCAATTGAGGCACACCTGTGCTTAGTGCCCTATTTAACTCTCTTTCACCCATTCTGGGGCTGGCTTGTCTgtttgctttccctctctctcagtatgTTGGTACACTTGAGTTGTCTCATCTTACAACATTTGTCATGATACTTTTCACTGATCCctgcacacaagcatacacaatgAATAGCCAATACACTTCCACACCTcatgtttttatgatttatcATGATTTATCACTACCATAAAAATGCCTTTGGTTGGCTGACCGTATAGCAGCTAAAAGAATGCTTGCACAGAGGTGGGAGCCACCACTATGTCCtagggcctcatttataaaaatgttcttagatttatacttgaacttagtcttaagatcatttccaacggtttcataaaagatactgagcataacaCCTTGCTTAcccaggttctaagaagcccatttgtaacttactTACCagtgatctataaatctcaaattaacttaaaattgacggcacctgaacgtgccttacaatcagcatTTTCGCCTTgtataatgctagcacaaatgagggtttagtcaggaataacaaTGGGCCAAAATAGAAAAGCAATCTTTTTGGAAGACGCTATCACGGCGATGGtagaggagattgaagacagACAGCACGTATTATTTGGTGGATTAAATAGTGGgttgacaaacaaagccaaacaggtAGCTTGGGAGTGTGTCGCCACTGCAACGAATGAGGTGGGGCAGCAAGACACAACTGTGGCtgatctgaaaaagaaatggtCTGACCATAAActgcaagggggaaaaaaatagccatacataaccagcaggaaaataacttacgtcaagtctagactttgcgtaGACATAAGATCATTTCCACTTCAAAGTAAGGTTTGATTTTTACTTGGTTTTCTGCGCAagtcatacttaagatcaaaattgatcgtaagtccgttttataaatgaggccccaggtcTCATTGGGTGAATAGCTTccttgatattatttatatgGAAACATAAATAGCTCAGATACATAGAGCTAGAGAAATTTGATGTGTGGTACTCAGCAGCTGTTAGTGTTAATTAGTCCCCATTGTGATTTCAAGTAACTGATttaaactagtttttttttcttgtttcatctctcttttttaatgaacttCCAAGCCAGGTTGTgacaataacaattattatactactactactaccaataataataataataataataataataataataataataataatgttgatgaaagaaagaaaaaatgcaaagctAAGACAGTAAAtctacaattttttatttgataacaCATTGCGTTATTAGCATAATGATAAATTGAAACCGTGAGAAAATGACTCAGTGTTTTACATTAGagccgtttttgttttttttttgcatgcaagCCTGCATGCATGGAGTTGTGCTTGTCCTTAAAGGCCAAACAAGTAAATAACAAGTGGTTTCAGCGTGGTTGGAATTTTGGTGGGCTTTTGTTTCTTAAAAGCAGTCGGCAGATCTAAAAACCACGCAGCCTCGATGTTGTTTGTGCGCAAACAGTTAACGTCGGAGATGGTTGAGACACAGCCTTGGACGGCCTACTTCTCTTTCAAACAGTTTAGTTGCGGTTATTTCTGCGGGTTTTTTCAGTTTCGATCGTTCGAAATGGCCGAGAaacggttgtgtgtgtggcgaAAGTGTGTTCCATTAACGGAAACTCGCCCTTTGGTTTTTAGGTGAGAAGGCGAGCCTGAACTTGACACGCATATCTGTAAGCAGTCAGTCTTATCTGGCAGACGAAACCGGACTGATACACTTGCACCATCGGGTTCTGCGGACATGCCACAGGTTCTCCATTTCATACTCTTCGCTCTGTCCTGCAGTGAGTAGCCTACTAAATTAGcctatatatatttcaaatgtatagAAAAAATTATGGCGGTTTACTTGAAAACATTAAAccaaataatgtgaaataatatgCTATGCTAATATAATTTGGGTATTTTGGCACTTGTCAGAGATTCTGTTTTAATTCGACCCCTTTGTTTATTGCAGCCGGTTCCGTCACTTGCTCGATCGTGTTCGCCAGAGCGGGTGAGGATGCCACACTCAGTTGCCAGTGTTCCAAGAACCATGGCTGTTACAAAGAGCTTGTCCGCTGGGTTCGAATGAATTCGAATGAGACGCTGCAAATTATCGATACTAAATGTGAGAAATCGCCGTGCCGATTCACCAGCAAAAGAACAGACGATATCTGGGTTGCCCTGACGATTTTACAGGTGGAATCAGGGGATTCTGGGCGGTATTACTGTGGAGAGCACCTCAGTAGCTACCTCCAGTTTACCGATAATGGGACCGTTTTAACGGTCGGAGGTGAGTAAAAACCACGTCCCCAAGTAGTTTTGacccaaaaaaattatattttggtcTAAATTGTGGGGAAATGGGTCTTGGCTCGAGATGAACGGGTCGTGATGTCaaaggaccgtgatgttgccctGTAACAATTCAGGGTTTAAGACTAGCCGATTAAGATATTTCTGGAAAATGTGTCAGAATAGGATCCTTACTAGGAATCTATGTAAAAACCCATTAATTGCTGACCAAACACACCTCGCACATGCAGCCTAAAACAGTGGCTGACAAGGCTTGTAGTCCACCTCAGTGGTTTTCAGCCTTAGTCCTGGGGGCACAAAACCATCGTGTTGTTTATCCATTGCTTGGCGAAGAGGTTGAATTTGATCAAAACTTTATTGGATTGGAGTTACATTGTTTTAAGGAATCGGTGGGCTCAGCCTAAAATTTTAAAGACATCATAGTAGGCTATACGGTCTATTAATCAGCCGAGGGGAAAATAATTGCGCCCAACAGCAAATGGCGAATATCTATAATACACAAGCTTGATTATTCATAGCAACATATAAACGAGTAAACCAGTGGTAGAGAAGCAGAATGACTTATGCGATGCAAATATTGAACGTCTTGCCATATGTATGCGTCTCCCAAAGTGGAATGAAACCTGCGATAACCGGCAGAAAATAACTATGGAATGCTGAGAGAAGGATTCTCAACATCCAGGGTTTCCAGACAAGTTTGGTTGTACTGAGAGACATTATGTCACCTGCAGTCGCGATTAGATCAAAGACCCCCCAAGTGTACCGATTGTGGTGTCACGGGGATCCACACAGGGTACTCAAGCATgaataactataaaaaaaacaccaagatTGTATCCAGTAGGCCACACTACGGCAGCGGCTCAGATTTAATTTTTCAGGTGTGGCCAAccatgtgttcatttattagTGTTAAGGCACTGGGCAGCAAACGAGTTTTAATGGGCGAAGAATAATAGGCTGAAAAAATCTTCTCCGATAAACCAAAAGTAGGTCAGAACTGTAAATACTATTTATGGTTGGTAGAAACTTCAAACAAACGTGCAATTTGTTACGAATGGGGTCGCACTAGTCAAACAAAACTGAGACCACAAcgaatgtttttaaagaaaaaaagtttattgaAATTGGAATAAATGCAcgtgtgtggatgcatgtaggctatgagtgtgtgtgcgtgagtgtctggatatgtgtgcgagtgagatgtgtaattaaaaaaaagttggaaCAAAACACAATGTTGCCACTTTCCGTCAGTGGATGGATGAAGAAGCAACCGTCCATTTGGGCTTCCCTACCTCCTTTTTACCTGGCCATCCAAATGCTTTCAGTTCGGGAGTAAATTCAATTAAGGGCTGGTCGGCTCTTTCACATACAACAGGTTAAAAATGAcaaggaaaaagaaacagtaGCCAACGGGCAATTAAGAGGCGGGACCGTATCAAATTATTTAATGATGAATTCATCCTAAACTATTGCATCCTCAACTATTCTTTTCTGCATTTggccagaaaataaaacatttaaatagatAGTCTTATAAGAGATTGCGTTTCACTGGCGCAGGCAACGTAGAAAACGTGCGCAATTCacaaatgtaacattaaaataaacattgacaCAACCAAATGTATTCTTCCATGTCATTTACAGAGACCAAAATtacttttgaaatgtaaatgacatGGAAGATTAAATTGAcgtgcaaataaatgaaaaggggaaatgtataaaaaaattccacaaagacacattattttgaattttaaaaaaggatttagTATAACGGTGAAAGTTTTTactgaaacgtttttttttttttttttttacagccacaTTACCCACATTAAATAgacatttaatttgtcaaaaacctgaaaatgtacTGAGGGTGTCAACCTACATTTATACCTTGACTAATTTAGATATCActgattaaaaatattgaaatgtgaatgtgtgaaggTGAATTTGTAAATACTGGATCCTGAGTTCATTAAGCCACAGACAACCCAGAATGCTTGACGttattgttaataaaataaatctatcCAGGCCCACTTGCCCATTATTTTAGCTGAAATAAAATGATCCCAGGGACTTTGAAAGAGGGATGATTGTTGGAACATGTTTGGCCAGAGCTTTAGTGATACAGACAGCCGAACTTACGGATGTTTCACAAGGAATCATGGCTAAGGTGATGGCATGCATGTCGGAAAGATATCTTCAGCTAGAGGCATCTGTGGTTTAACTGTAATGCCCGTAAATTGGTTCAAGATGCAAGGAAATCAGACAAGCAATTCTGAATCATTTCACTACAAATTTGAACTTGAGAGCATGAGCTTGCAGTTTCATCGAGAACAGTGAGGAGAAGTACAACACAGAGAGGGATGCTATGTTTGGTGTTTCCTATATATTTGGAGTTGCCCGTTCATACtaacaaatatgtaattttagGAATATATCTGCAGCTATACTAAACTGTAGCTAATTGGTTTGTTTTGTAATCTGTTGTTGAAATTGCATCTATTTATGGCACAATAGGGCAGAAAAGGGCTCTTCTAGTAGCAgaatgttttcttaaaaaaataaattaaaaaagcaaacatttggGCAACAAATTCAACCTGAAGATGCAATGTGACTTGTACCTGTAAATCAGAAGGATTGTTGCTATGTTATCCTTTCACTGATCCTGAGACAAATTAAACTGAGCTGTGAATTCAGATGTGACTGTGGGGAGCATTTATTTAATCCTGATGGCACATTgttctgaaataattttaaatattttcagcttaattgtattctgttcattcatttaacTATGTATTAGTAGacactgaaattaaacaaaaacctgtaaAGATGAAGCagtattatttaacatttatttgccCTAATCTGTTGTATTGTTCTTGAGCAGATGTCTGGACAAACAGCAGTGAATTGCATTTGCTGAATGAATGGACAGGTGAGGGTGGAAGCCCAGAGCTGGATTGGAGTGAAGCTCAAACATCAAACAGTAGTCAAGAGTTTATGTCTAAATGGAGGTATGAGACTAAAGCGAGTGACTTCCTGGATGTACGGCACACTGAGTTGCGCTGTGTAGTGACCAGACTCAGTGCCCCCTGGGTAAATATCTACTGGCGGTCGACCCGCGAATCATGGGAAAAAACTGGCCAGACCTCGTCTTTGTCAGCCACCGAGAGAGGGTAAGTGGGGTTCAGGGAAATTTTTGCATTCAAATGGACTATTCttattttgcataaaaatatgcatttgagg carries:
- the LOC135233445 gene encoding uncharacterized protein LOC135233445 isoform X8, whose product is MVSLFFLFIFIEYKTAEGLVNPAPIVFGDIGQNVTIHSRIKEISNYYTRISWYRLRPSGKVERLAYFSSYTTKRGRYSGELPKGSDTAYLNFSSATIADSGRYFSVAGTALNLTPGSYSVLAITDPKSLPVMRVFLNRTGAVVCELKGGGPTWSDPQWETDDAKDGLTLQAETFIDAQDAFIRSSILSLKDGIRALNCVCRHITGVIIRTRVMQDSKDQCRLLLYLSPLAVVLLLVTVTASGLWAWRRRKQSPIAQRDVSSDITYAHLDIRKQPKTERRQRQKSRQKNSQEDRLVYSEVRYKCEDRVLHG
- the LOC135233445 gene encoding uncharacterized protein LOC135233445 isoform X1, yielding MPQVLHFILFALSCTGSVTCSIVFARAGEDATLSCQCSKNHGCYKELVRWVRMNSNETLQIIDTKCEKSPCRFTSKRTDDIWVALTILQVESGDSGRYYCGEHLSSYLQFTDNGTVLTVGDVWTNSSELHLLNEWTGEGGSPELDWSEAQTSNSSQEFMSKWRYETKASDFLDVRHTELRCVVTRLSAPWVNIYWRSTRESWEKTGQTSSLSATERGYRVESQLRIGLKVKSDWEDEYEYEHEYGYLDKMVEMDEELWCEVQVGVNVSVQSPKFSFRQQTHTDSEWCNGVLYGEIAFCVLCVCLLTLLICHCLRHQHKGSEPSATEASPTLNSCRDVSSDITYAHLDIRKQPKTERRQRQKSRQKNSQEDRLVYSEVRYKCEDRVLHG
- the LOC135233445 gene encoding uncharacterized protein LOC135233445 isoform X3, producing MPQVLHFILFALSCTGSVTCSIVFARAGEDATLSCQCSKNHGCYKELVRWVRMNSNETLQIIDTKCEKSPCRFTSKRTDDIWVALTILQVESGDSGRYYCGEHLSSYLQFTDNGTVLTVGDVWTNSSELHLLNEWTGEGGSPELDWSEAQTSNSSQEFMSKWRYETKASDFLDVRHTELRCVVTRLSAPWVNIYWRSTRESWEKTGQTSSLSATERGYRVESQLRIGLKVKSDWEDEYEYEHEYGYLDKMVEMDEELWCEVQVGVNVSVQSPKFSFRQQTHTDSEWCNGVLYGEIAFCVLCVCLLTLLICHCLRHQHKGSEPSATEVSPTLNSCRDVSSDITYERRHRQRSRQKNSQEDRLVYSEVRYKCEERVLHG
- the LOC135233445 gene encoding uncharacterized protein LOC135233445 isoform X6 encodes the protein MPQVLHFILFALSCTGSVTCSIVFARAGEDATLSCQCSKNHGCYKELVRWVRMNSNETLQIIDTKCEKSPCRFTSKRTDDIWVALTILQVESGDSGRYYCGEHLSSYLQFTDNGTVLTVGDVWTNSSELHLLNEWTGEGGSPELDWSEAQTSNSSQEFMSKWRYETKASDFLDVRHTELRCVVTRLSAPWVNIYWRSTRESWEKTGQTSSLSATERGYRVESQLRIGLKVKSDWEDEYEYEHEYGYLDKMVEMDEELWCEVQVGVNVSVQSPKFSFRQQTHTDSGSEPSATEVSPTLNSCRDVSSDITYERRHRQRSRQKNSQEDRLVYSEVRYKCEERVLHG
- the LOC135233445 gene encoding uncharacterized protein LOC135233445 isoform X4, which produces MPQVLHFILFALSCTGSVTCSIVFARAGEDATLSCQCSKNHGCYKELVRWVRMNSNETLQIIDTKCEKSPCRFTSKRTDDIWVALTILQVESGDSGRYYCGEHLSSYLQFTDNGTVLTVGDVWTNSSELHLLNEWTGEGGSPELDWSEAQTSNSSQEFMSKWRYETKASDFLDVRHTELRCVVTRLSAPWVNIYWRSTRESWEKTGQTSSLSATERGYRVESQLRIGLKVKSDWEDEYEYEHEYGYLDKMVEMDEELWCEVQVGVNVSVQSPKFSFRQQTHTDSEWCNGVLYGEIAFCVLCVCLLTLLICHCLRHQHKERCVLGHHLCSSGYQETTQDRETTKTEEQTEEQSGRQTGVQRSEIQM
- the LOC135233445 gene encoding uncharacterized protein LOC135233445 isoform X5, yielding MPQVLHFILFALSCTGSVTCSIVFARAGEDATLSCQCSKNHGCYKELVRWVRMNSNETLQIIDTKCEKSPCRFTSKRTDDIWVALTILQVESGDSGRYYCGEHLSSYLQFTDNGTVLTVGDVWTNSSELHLLNEWTGEGGSPELDWSEAQTSNSSQEFMSKWRYETKASDFLDVRHTELRCVVTRLSAPWVNIYWRSTRESWEKTGQTSSLSATERGYRVESQLRIGLKVKSDWEDEYEYEHEYGYLDKMVEMDEELWCEVQVGVNVSVQSPKFSFRQQTHTDSGSEPSATEASPTLNSCRDVSSDITYAHLDIRKQPKTERRQRQKSRQKNSQEDRLVYSEVRYKCEDRVLHG